Within the Salvia hispanica cultivar TCC Black 2014 chromosome 4, UniMelb_Shisp_WGS_1.0, whole genome shotgun sequence genome, the region CATGACATCATCGATGCTGTCAATATACAACAGCCGTGATGGACCCTTTACTGCCGCCCATCGAgcctggagcacaccaaatgcccgctccacatccttgcgcgctgCCTCCTGACGACCCGCAAAATAGATCTTATTTTCGTCTGTTGCGCATTaaatcgtcttcacaaagacgggccacatagggtatatcccatccgccaaataATAGCCCATATTGTGCTGGTTGCCATTGGCGACGAAACTGACGGCCGAACCAACGCCCATGCATTGgtcgttgaaaaggggcgacGACTagaggacgttgatgtcgttgttcgaccatGCTACTCCAAAATAGGCATGTCAaatccacagccggtagtcAGCCACCacttcaaggatcatcgtgggattcttgcCATTGAAACCGGTAGTGTACACCCCTTTCCAGGCGGCATGGCAgatcttccactcccaatgcatacaatctatgctgcccaacatcccCAGAAACCCGTGCTGACTCCCGTGCATATCCATCAGAGACTAGCAATCTTCGGGGGTAGGCTTCCGATGATACCTTTCCCAGAATATCTCCCTAACGCCCTCACAAAAATACTGCAGACATTCACGGACAGTCGTCTTGCCGATGTGGAAGTACTCATCGAACATGTCGGTCGCACATCCGTATGTCAGCTGCCTAATTGCGGCAGTGTACTTCTGTATGGGCGTATGGCCGGGTTTACCAACCGCATCCTCCCTTATCCTGAAATACTCGTATCGACGCTCTAAAGCGCCCAAGATACACAGAAAAAGCGGACGACGCATCGTAAAACGTCTCCGAAACATGTTCTCCCCAAATCGCGGCTCCGGAGCGAAGTAGTCCTCATTCAACCGACAGTGTGCAGTAATGTGGTGCTGGGGTACTATAGCTCGACGATGGATGGGTCGAGGTACCGccggctgctgctgctgcaagGCCGCTTGTATCATGATTTATCTCCCTGGACGTAGCGGCCCGCACCTGATCTTTAATTCGCTGGCGTACGTCATCAGCACCCGcaccactaccacccgcaccactaccactaccactaGCCATTTTGGATATACTAAAAGAAAcatagagatagagagagagagaaagaaactCGTAAAAACAAGTAGtgcgaatgaaatgaagttcaacgagccatatatagagagttttttttttaaattaaaaaccgGGACGTCTGTCATGGCACcgcaatggcggacgtccctACGGACGTCCTCGGAAAGCAGCGGAACTCCGATGACCGCAAGCGACGTCCGCGTCCGCCAGTCGCACGCCTAATGGGGGACGTCCCGCGTAGACGTTTGGCACGCTGGTCCGACGTCCGCCAAGACGCCCGCCGCTGCAGATGCTCTAAGAATGAAGGTATTTACTACTGCGGCGTTCCctgaaaataatgtttttgaaATGGTAcgaaatttaatgtaaaattagaaaagtaagagagagagagagagaagtgtgTTAATAGAAAATGGGTCTTACcttaatacacaaaaaatttcctaaaatatagatgtttttatttttagatgaCGGCcaaataggaaaagaatttcaatttttaggagatggagggagtaataaatactcACTTCGTTCCACTATTATATATCctataaaatgaaaacttttgaaatgtgacatacttggattttatatggttttagagggtggttttgtatgaatttgagCATATTTCGTCTATTATTAGGcgtgtttatatctacttctctattatgttggtatgttgaccattttgttaagaatgtgtagaaaaaggtacaaaatatgtggatgtgcagcagccttggtttgagacaatattaaCTGGAGATTTTGAAATCCAATCAGCCCCTAATACATAccaatctcttcgtcttcgaaagagcttcgcgtgggtatctcgcacgcctcaatcggagttcggtagaagaagttatggttGTTATACGAACACTGC harbors:
- the LOC125221171 gene encoding uncharacterized protein LOC125221171, which gives rise to MIQAALQQQQPAVPRPIHRRAIVPQHHITAHCRLNEDYFAPEPRFGENMFRRRFTMRRPLFLCILGALERRYEYFRIREDAVGKPGHTPIQKYTAAIRQLTYGCATDMFDEYFHIGKTTVRECLQYFCEGVREIFWERYHRKPTPEDC